The following proteins are co-located in the Zonotrichia albicollis isolate bZonAlb1 chromosome 1, bZonAlb1.hap1, whole genome shotgun sequence genome:
- the TMEM106B gene encoding transmembrane protein 106B, with protein MGKSLSHLPMHTCKEDGYDGSSVSDNVRNGLVHSEVHNEDSRCGDVSQFPYVEFTGRDSVTCPTCQGTGRIPRGQENQLVALIPYSDQRLRPRRTKLYVTASVTVCLLLSGLAVFFLFPRSIDVQYIGVKSVYVTYEQERRIIYLNITNTLNITNNNYYSVEVANITAQVQFSKTVIGKARLNNITNIGPLDMKQIDYMVPTVIQDEMSYMYDFCTLPSIKVHNIVVMMQVTVTTSYLGHPEQISQERYQYVDCGGNTTYQLGQSEYLNVLQPPQ; from the exons ATGGGAAAATCACTTTCTCACCTGCCTATGCATACGTGCAAGGAAGATGGCTATGATGGAAGCTCAGTGTCTGATAATGTGAGGAATGGTTTAGTTCACTCGGAAGTGCACAATGAGGACAGCAGATGTGGAGATGTGTCACAGTTTCCCTATGTGGAATTTACAGGAAGAGACAGTGTCACCTGCCCaacctgccagggaacagggagaaTTCCACGAG GGCAGGAAAATCAGCTGGTAGCCTTAATTCCATACAGTGATCAGAGACTGAGGCCAAGAAGAAC aaAGCTCTATGTGACTGCTTCTGTAACTGTGTGTTtgctgctctctgggctggctgtgtttttcttgtttcctcGCTCGATTGATGTTCAGTACATTGGTGTGAAGTCAGTTTATGTCACTTACGAACAGGAAAGGCGGATAATCTATCTCAATATTACG aACACACTTAATATAACGAATAACAACTACTACTCTGTTGAAGTGGCAAATATCACAGCCCAAGTTCAGTTTTCAAAAACAGTTATTGGCAAAGCACGGTTAAACAACATCACCAACATTGGTCCACTGGATATGAAACAG attgaTTATATGGTGCCCACAGTCATACAAGATGAAATGAGCTACATGTA TGACTTCTGTACTTTACCATCTATCAAAGTACATAACATAGTAGTGATGATGCA AGTGACAGTGACAACCTCGTACTTAGGCCACCCTGAGCAAATATCCCAGGAGAGATACCAGTATGTGGACTGTGGAGGAAACACGACCTACCAGCTGGGCCAGTCAGAATATTTAAATGTCCTTCAGCCTCCACAGTAA